The following proteins are co-located in the Mesorhizobium sp. M1E.F.Ca.ET.045.02.1.1 genome:
- a CDS encoding AsmA family protein: MPSSLIRRGVWVIGVAVLVIALAVAALPLIASTRIVRDRIAWELSAWSGFRVTIDGSPRIEVWPKFRAILSDVTLSQWTETDAPPVVEAERVEVDLSAMAALQGDVQFSTARLVRPTIRVERTASGFYLPPLPSGGRITRSIDTARGVVTANPQKPDLGRLPSDPFGTVEFRDGRVVTSAAGKDTEILSSLSGQVNWAAMNSDATLTATGIWRGESVQIDFSSARPLVLFAGGTAPVTFAFKAAPATFSFDGVASMSDNAYLDGQAKFAAPSLRRLLEWSQAGIAPSAAIGSVSVASKVTASAGRAKFENTTVALDNNPGMGALDFSFSEALPVISGTLAFDTLDLRSFLSAFTPIAPTGDKGPGEIDTSFADKINLDLRLSAAHATAGPVQLADVAATAQVKNGLAVFDISDASAFNGNIQSSLRFDRKPDGTQVEMRLLASDVDTGAFATAAGMTRLVPAGTGTVSVILKGPGKAWDSIFENADGSFSATFGPGSLNGLNLPAFLKRNEQGGFFALDDVADGSLPIDGAEIKASISKGVARLDKAEVNSQKYKIWLSGIASYAGHGLALSGGIIPNGQPAQQPAQQPPQQPAAGGQTAVQAPQPLNQSLFFVGGNWSTPFISPISRGISGQ, translated from the coding sequence ATGCCATCATCTTTGATCCGGCGGGGGGTATGGGTGATCGGCGTTGCGGTGCTGGTCATCGCGCTGGCCGTGGCCGCCCTGCCGCTGATTGCCTCGACGCGCATCGTGCGCGACCGCATCGCCTGGGAATTGAGCGCCTGGAGCGGTTTTCGCGTGACGATCGACGGTTCGCCGCGCATCGAGGTGTGGCCGAAGTTCCGGGCAATCCTCAGCGATGTGACGCTGTCGCAATGGACCGAGACCGACGCGCCGCCGGTGGTCGAAGCCGAGCGCGTCGAGGTCGACCTCTCGGCCATGGCCGCCCTGCAGGGCGACGTCCAATTCTCGACAGCAAGGCTGGTGCGGCCGACCATCAGGGTCGAGCGCACGGCGAGCGGCTTCTATCTGCCGCCGCTGCCCAGCGGCGGCCGCATCACGCGCTCGATCGACACGGCGCGCGGCGTGGTCACCGCGAACCCGCAGAAGCCCGATCTCGGCAGACTTCCCTCCGATCCGTTCGGCACCGTCGAATTCCGCGACGGCCGCGTCGTGACCTCGGCGGCCGGCAAGGACACCGAGATCCTGAGCAGCCTCAGCGGCCAGGTGAACTGGGCGGCGATGAACAGCGACGCCACGCTCACCGCGACCGGCATATGGCGCGGCGAGAGCGTCCAGATCGATTTTTCCTCGGCGAGGCCGCTGGTGCTGTTTGCCGGGGGCACCGCGCCCGTCACGTTCGCCTTCAAGGCCGCGCCCGCCACCTTCTCCTTCGACGGCGTCGCCTCGATGTCCGACAACGCCTATCTGGACGGCCAGGCGAAATTCGCCGCCCCTTCGCTGAGACGCCTGCTTGAATGGTCGCAGGCCGGCATCGCGCCGAGTGCCGCGATCGGCTCCGTCTCGGTCGCCAGCAAGGTGACGGCGTCGGCCGGGCGGGCGAAATTCGAGAACACGACGGTGGCGCTCGACAACAACCCCGGCATGGGGGCGCTGGACTTTTCGTTCAGCGAGGCCCTGCCCGTCATTTCCGGCACGCTTGCCTTCGACACGCTTGACCTTCGATCGTTCCTTTCCGCCTTCACGCCGATCGCTCCCACCGGCGACAAAGGCCCAGGCGAGATCGACACCAGCTTCGCCGACAAGATCAACCTCGATCTCAGGCTGTCGGCGGCGCACGCCACCGCCGGCCCGGTACAACTGGCCGACGTCGCCGCGACCGCGCAGGTCAAGAACGGGCTTGCCGTCTTCGACATCTCCGACGCGTCAGCCTTCAACGGCAACATCCAGAGCAGCCTGCGTTTCGACCGCAAGCCGGACGGCACTCAGGTCGAGATGCGGCTCCTGGCGTCGGATGTCGACACCGGCGCCTTCGCCACCGCGGCGGGGATGACGCGGCTGGTGCCCGCCGGCACCGGTACAGTCTCGGTCATCCTCAAGGGGCCGGGCAAGGCCTGGGATTCGATCTTCGAGAATGCCGATGGGTCGTTCTCGGCAACATTCGGGCCGGGCTCGCTCAACGGCCTCAACCTGCCTGCCTTCCTCAAGCGCAACGAACAGGGAGGGTTCTTCGCGCTCGACGATGTCGCCGACGGCTCGCTGCCGATCGACGGCGCCGAGATAAAGGCGAGCATCTCGAAAGGCGTGGCGCGGCTGGACAAGGCCGAGGTCAATTCCCAGAAGTACAAGATCTGGCTTTCCGGCATCGCCTCTTATGCCGGGCACGGGCTGGCGCTCTCCGGCGGCATCATTCCGAACGGTCAGCCGGCACAACAACCCGCGCAGCAACCGCCGCAGCAACCGGCCGCCGGCGGCCAGACGGCCGTGCAGGCGCCGCAGCCCCTGAACCAGTCGCTGTTCTTCGTCGGCGGCAACTGGAGCACGCCGTTCATCTCGCCGATCAGCCGCGGCATTTCGGGCCAATAG
- a CDS encoding ABC transporter permease subunit: MNATWSRFNVTSIVLGFAFLYLPIVLLIVFSFNESKLVTVWGGFSTKWYVSLFHNQGLMDATWVTARVGVISATVATVLGTLAAITLTRYTRFKGRVLFSGMVFAPLVMPEVITGLSLLLLFVAVGLDRGFFTVTLAHTTLTMCFVAVVVQSRLVSFDRSLEEAAMDLGAPPVKTFFQITLPVIMPAIVSGWMLAFTLSLDDLVIASFTSGPGATTLPMKIYSQVRLGVTPEINAACTILIAVVAIGVIIASIANKRREVQRQRDEQAAQRG, from the coding sequence ATGAACGCCACCTGGAGCCGCTTCAACGTCACCTCGATCGTGCTCGGCTTTGCCTTCCTCTATCTGCCGATCGTGCTGCTCATCGTCTTTTCCTTCAACGAATCGAAGCTGGTCACCGTCTGGGGCGGCTTCTCGACCAAATGGTACGTGTCGCTGTTCCACAATCAGGGCCTGATGGACGCCACCTGGGTGACGGCGCGCGTCGGTGTCATCTCGGCCACCGTGGCGACCGTGCTCGGCACGCTGGCGGCGATCACCCTGACGCGCTACACGCGCTTCAAGGGGCGGGTGCTGTTTTCCGGCATGGTCTTTGCGCCGCTGGTCATGCCGGAAGTCATCACCGGCCTGTCGTTGCTGCTGCTCTTCGTGGCGGTCGGGCTCGACCGCGGCTTCTTCACGGTCACGCTCGCGCACACCACCTTGACCATGTGCTTCGTGGCCGTCGTCGTGCAGTCGCGCCTGGTCTCCTTCGACCGTTCGCTGGAGGAAGCCGCCATGGACCTCGGCGCGCCGCCGGTGAAGACCTTCTTCCAGATCACCCTGCCGGTCATCATGCCGGCCATCGTCTCCGGCTGGATGCTGGCCTTCACGCTGTCGCTCGACGATCTGGTCATCGCCAGCTTCACGTCGGGTCCGGGCGCCACGACGCTGCCGATGAAGATCTACAGCCAGGTGCGCCTCGGCGTGACGCCGGAGATCAACGCCGCCTGCACGATCCTGATCGCCGTCGTCGCGATCGGCGTCATCATTGCCTCGATCGCCAACAAGCGCCGTGAGGTCCAGCGCCAGCGCGACGAGCAGGCGGCGCAGCGCGGATAG
- a CDS encoding helix-turn-helix domain-containing protein, producing the protein MADQKIFAGPRIRRLRNAKGLTQTAMAEGLGISPSYLNLIERNQRPLTVQLILKLASVYKIDPHELQGETKGSIAALKEMFGDPLLAGELPGDQELVDLAETAPNASAAMVKLFRAYREQAERLSDLNELLAREGRATALSGTRLPIDEVHETLERRPNHFAALEEEAEAFISVLDPGDDLFGALKAWLRREHGIVVKVLPVATMPNWRRRYDRHSQRLFLSERLSPFDQLREVAMEASLMRMTVAVASEIQALKLGTDEARRLARFELGRYAAHALMMPYQAFHAAAVRARYDVDVLRSRFGVSFEQAANRLTMLQRPGVSGVPFFMLEVDNAGNRFRKAGSQGYPQSRFGGACPKLPVHAAFSQPGQILVEAVEMPDGAEFLCIARTLEGPQGAFSERPRRTALLLGCDIGFRDEIVYGAALPGPFAGKAAQGTVLATPVGPACRLCERVGCLARAEPPVTRPLGLDEMVTGLSAFDFQG; encoded by the coding sequence TTGGCCGACCAGAAGATTTTCGCCGGGCCGCGCATCCGCCGCCTTCGCAACGCCAAGGGCCTGACCCAGACGGCGATGGCCGAGGGGTTGGGCATATCGCCGTCCTACCTCAACCTCATCGAGCGCAACCAGCGGCCGCTGACGGTGCAGCTGATCCTCAAGCTGGCATCAGTCTACAAGATCGACCCGCACGAATTGCAGGGCGAGACCAAGGGATCAATCGCGGCGCTGAAGGAGATGTTCGGCGATCCGCTGCTGGCCGGTGAATTGCCGGGCGACCAGGAGCTGGTCGATCTCGCCGAGACCGCGCCCAATGCTTCCGCTGCGATGGTGAAGCTGTTTCGCGCTTATCGCGAGCAGGCCGAGCGGCTGTCGGATCTCAACGAGCTCCTGGCGCGGGAGGGCAGGGCGACCGCATTGTCCGGCACCCGCCTGCCGATTGACGAGGTGCACGAAACCCTCGAGCGTCGGCCGAACCATTTCGCGGCGCTGGAGGAGGAAGCCGAAGCCTTCATTTCGGTGCTCGATCCTGGAGACGATCTGTTCGGCGCGCTGAAGGCATGGCTGAGGCGCGAGCACGGCATCGTGGTCAAGGTGCTGCCCGTCGCCACCATGCCGAACTGGCGCAGGCGCTATGACCGCCATTCGCAGCGCCTGTTCCTGTCCGAGCGGCTCTCGCCCTTCGACCAACTGCGCGAAGTCGCCATGGAAGCGAGCCTGATGCGCATGACGGTCGCCGTGGCGAGCGAGATCCAGGCGTTGAAGCTCGGCACCGACGAGGCGCGCCGGCTCGCCCGCTTCGAGCTCGGCCGCTATGCCGCGCATGCGCTGATGATGCCCTATCAGGCCTTTCATGCGGCGGCGGTCCGCGCCCGCTACGACGTCGACGTCCTGCGTTCCCGTTTTGGCGTGTCCTTCGAACAGGCGGCGAACCGTCTGACCATGCTGCAGCGGCCGGGCGTCTCTGGCGTGCCGTTCTTCATGCTGGAGGTCGATAACGCCGGCAACCGCTTCCGCAAGGCGGGCAGTCAGGGCTATCCGCAGAGCCGCTTCGGCGGCGCCTGTCCGAAGCTTCCCGTCCATGCCGCCTTTTCGCAACCTGGCCAGATCCTGGTCGAGGCGGTGGAAATGCCCGACGGCGCCGAATTCCTCTGCATCGCCCGCACGCTCGAAGGGCCGCAGGGCGCCTTCTCCGAACGGCCGCGGCGCACCGCGCTTCTGCTTGGCTGCGACATCGGCTTTCGCGACGAGATCGTCTACGGCGCGGCGCTGCCCGGACCGTTCGCCGGCAAGGCCGCGCAGGGCACGGTACTGGCAACGCCGGTCGGTCCGGCCTGCAGGCTCTGCGAGCGCGTCGGCTGCCTGGCCCGCGCCGAGCCGCCGGTGACGCGCCCGCTCGGCCTCGACGAGATGGTGACCGGCCTCAGCGCTTTCGATTTCCAGGGATAG
- a CDS encoding ABC transporter ATP-binding protein → MKSLGSIRRDFAPWNDPNAKPYIQFDKVTKKFGDFTAVNNLSLTIFEREFFALLGASGCGKSTLLRMLAGFEEPTAGRILLDGQDLRGIPPYRRPVNMMFQSYALFPHMTVEKNIAFGLKQEGMPASDIEKRVAEMLRLVKLEQFAKRKPHQLSGGQRQRVALARSVAKRPKVLLLDEPLGALDKKLREETQFELMDLQQELGLTFVVVTHDQEEAMTMADRIAIMDKGEVMQVATPAEIYEAPTSRFVAHFVGNVNMFEGKVAERAANTTRITGATGAQIVVENAADAANGADIVFAIRPEKIKVSSKKPADAVNALQGEVYDVAYLGDMTVYHIRLDDGQIVRASALNASRVTEDPLTWNDRAWVSFRPDAGVVLTR, encoded by the coding sequence ATGAAATCGCTTGGCAGCATCCGCAGGGATTTCGCGCCATGGAATGATCCGAACGCCAAGCCGTATATCCAGTTCGACAAGGTGACCAAGAAGTTCGGCGACTTTACCGCGGTCAACAATCTGTCGCTGACCATCTTCGAGCGCGAGTTCTTCGCGCTGCTTGGCGCCTCCGGCTGCGGCAAGTCGACCTTGCTCAGGATGCTCGCGGGCTTCGAGGAGCCGACGGCCGGCCGCATCCTGCTCGACGGCCAGGACTTGCGTGGCATCCCGCCCTACAGGCGGCCGGTCAACATGATGTTCCAGTCCTATGCGCTGTTTCCGCATATGACCGTGGAGAAGAACATCGCTTTCGGCCTGAAGCAGGAAGGCATGCCTGCCTCCGACATCGAAAAGCGCGTCGCCGAGATGCTCAGGCTGGTCAAGCTCGAGCAGTTCGCCAAGCGCAAGCCGCATCAGCTTTCCGGCGGCCAGCGCCAGCGTGTGGCGCTGGCCCGCTCGGTCGCCAAGCGGCCGAAGGTGCTTCTTCTGGACGAGCCGCTCGGCGCGCTCGACAAGAAGCTGCGCGAGGAGACGCAATTCGAGTTGATGGACCTGCAGCAGGAACTCGGCCTCACCTTCGTCGTCGTCACCCATGACCAGGAAGAAGCCATGACCATGGCCGACCGCATCGCCATCATGGACAAGGGCGAGGTGATGCAGGTGGCGACGCCGGCGGAAATCTACGAGGCTCCGACCTCGCGCTTCGTGGCGCATTTCGTCGGCAATGTGAACATGTTCGAGGGCAAGGTCGCCGAGCGGGCGGCGAATACGACGCGCATCACCGGCGCGACCGGGGCGCAGATCGTCGTCGAGAACGCCGCCGATGCCGCCAACGGCGCCGACATCGTCTTCGCGATCCGGCCTGAGAAGATCAAGGTCTCGTCGAAGAAGCCGGCCGATGCCGTCAATGCCCTGCAGGGCGAGGTCTATGACGTTGCCTATCTCGGCGACATGACCGTCTATCACATCAGGCTCGACGACGGTCAGATTGTCCGGGCAAGCGCGTTGAACGCCTCGCGCGTCACCGAGGACCCGCTGACCTGGAACGACCGCGCCTGGGTCTCCTTCCGGCCCGACGCCGGCGTCGTGCTGACCAGGTAG
- a CDS encoding acetoacetate--CoA ligase, producing the protein MAADTPLWTPTQDRIASAPMTAFMKAAAEKSGETFSSYAELHRWSIEDREAFWSLVWDFCGLVGDKGERVLVDGEKMPGAAFFPDAKLNFAENLLKKTGGGLAIVFRGEDKVERRLSWNELNALTSRLQQLFLSLGVKEGDRIAAMMPNMPETIAAMLAASSIGAVWSSCSPDFGEQGVLDRFGQIEPVVFIAPDGYWYNGKAIEVADKVRAVAEKLATVRKVLIVDYLGTSADVAATIDKAAALEEALSPFAAKALAFERLPFSHPLYILFSSGTTGIPKCIVHSAGGTLIQHVKEQRLHAGLLDGDRFFYFTTCGWMMWNWLVSGLASGATLLLYDGSPFYPDGNALFDFADAEKMTYFGTSAKFIDSVRKAGLKPIKSHDLGSVRTISSTGSPLSPEDFRFVYDGIKKDVHLASISGGTDIVSCFVLGVPIEPVWTGEIQGPGLGLAVDVWDDDGKPIRQEKGELVCAKAFPAMPIGFWNDPEGKKYHAAYFERFDNVWCHGDFAEWTAHGGIIIHGRSDATLNPGGVRIGTAEIYNQVEQMPEILEALCIGQDFDNDVRVVLFVRLAAGVSLDEDLEKRIRARIRTGASPRHVPAKIVAVTDIPRTKSGKITELAVRDVVHGRAIKNKEALANPEALELFRNLPQLAE; encoded by the coding sequence ATGGCCGCCGACACCCCCTTGTGGACGCCGACGCAGGACCGGATCGCCTCCGCGCCCATGACCGCCTTCATGAAGGCCGCCGCCGAGAAGTCAGGCGAGACTTTCTCCAGCTATGCCGAGCTCCATCGCTGGTCGATCGAGGATCGCGAAGCGTTCTGGAGCCTGGTCTGGGATTTCTGCGGCCTTGTCGGCGACAAGGGCGAGCGGGTTCTCGTCGATGGCGAGAAGATGCCGGGCGCCGCCTTCTTCCCCGATGCCAAGCTCAATTTCGCCGAGAATCTTTTGAAGAAGACCGGCGGCGGCCTGGCCATCGTCTTTCGCGGCGAGGACAAGGTCGAGCGCCGGCTGTCCTGGAACGAGCTCAACGCACTCACTTCGCGTCTGCAGCAGCTTTTCCTGTCGCTTGGGGTCAAGGAGGGCGACCGCATCGCCGCCATGATGCCCAACATGCCCGAGACCATCGCCGCCATGCTGGCGGCAAGTTCGATCGGCGCGGTCTGGTCTTCCTGCTCGCCCGATTTCGGCGAGCAGGGCGTGCTCGACCGTTTCGGCCAGATCGAGCCGGTCGTCTTCATCGCGCCCGACGGCTACTGGTACAACGGCAAGGCGATCGAGGTCGCCGACAAGGTCCGGGCGGTGGCCGAGAAACTGGCGACCGTGCGCAAGGTGCTGATCGTCGACTATCTCGGCACCTCGGCCGATGTCGCCGCCACCATCGACAAGGCGGCGGCGCTGGAAGAAGCGCTCTCGCCCTTCGCCGCCAAGGCGCTCGCTTTCGAGCGGCTGCCGTTTTCGCACCCGCTCTACATCCTGTTCTCATCGGGCACTACCGGCATTCCGAAATGCATCGTGCACTCGGCAGGCGGCACGCTGATCCAGCACGTCAAGGAACAGCGGCTGCATGCCGGCCTGCTCGACGGCGACCGCTTCTTCTACTTCACCACCTGCGGCTGGATGATGTGGAACTGGCTGGTCTCGGGCCTCGCCTCGGGCGCGACGCTTCTGCTTTATGACGGCTCGCCCTTCTATCCCGACGGCAATGCGCTGTTCGATTTCGCCGACGCGGAGAAGATGACCTATTTCGGCACCTCGGCGAAGTTCATCGATTCCGTGCGCAAGGCAGGGCTGAAGCCCATCAAGAGCCATGACCTTGGCAGCGTGCGCACCATCTCGTCCACCGGCTCGCCGCTGTCGCCGGAGGATTTCCGCTTCGTCTATGACGGCATCAAGAAGGACGTGCATCTGGCCTCGATTTCCGGCGGCACCGACATCGTCTCCTGCTTCGTGCTCGGCGTGCCTATAGAGCCGGTCTGGACCGGAGAGATCCAGGGACCGGGCCTCGGCCTTGCCGTCGACGTGTGGGACGACGACGGCAAGCCGATCCGGCAGGAGAAAGGCGAGCTCGTCTGCGCCAAAGCCTTCCCGGCGATGCCGATCGGCTTCTGGAACGACCCTGAAGGCAAGAAGTACCACGCGGCCTATTTCGAACGCTTCGACAATGTCTGGTGTCATGGCGACTTCGCCGAATGGACGGCGCATGGCGGCATCATCATTCATGGCCGCTCCGACGCAACGCTCAATCCGGGCGGGGTCAGGATCGGCACGGCCGAGATCTATAACCAGGTCGAGCAGATGCCGGAGATCCTGGAGGCGCTCTGCATCGGCCAGGATTTCGACAATGACGTGCGCGTCGTGCTGTTCGTCCGGCTGGCCGCCGGCGTCAGCCTCGACGAGGATCTGGAGAAGCGCATCCGCGCCAGGATCCGCACCGGCGCCAGCCCGCGCCACGTGCCGGCCAAGATCGTCGCCGTGACCGATATTCCAAGGACCAAGTCCGGCAAGATCACCGAGCTCGCCGTGCGCGACGTCGTCCACGGCCGCGCCATCAAGAACAAGGAAGCGCTCGCCAACCCCGAGGCGCTGGAGCTGTTCAGGAACCTGCCGCAGCTGGCGGAATAA
- a CDS encoding polyamine ABC transporter substrate-binding protein, producing the protein MIRKALLLSATSAFLTLFAAGGHAEDRVVNVYNWSDYIDSSIIDDFTKKTGIKVVYDTFDSNEILETKLLAGGSGYDVVVPTANFLARQIQAGVFQKLDKAKLPNISNMWDVVSERTAKYDPGNEYSVNYMWGTVGIGYNVKKVQAALGTDKIDSWDVFFNPDSLAKLKDCGVYVLDSPADIIPATLKYLGLDPNSTSQDDIAKAEEALLKVRPYIRKFHSSEYINALANGDICLAVGWSGDVFQARNRAEEAKQGVEIGYSVPKEGAQMWFDQMAIPADAPHVAEALEFINYMMTPEVIAKSSNYVLYANGNKASQQFVDKTLLEDVSVYPDEETTKKLYTVQPYDPKTQRIITRTWTKIVTGQ; encoded by the coding sequence ATGATCCGCAAAGCGCTTTTGCTTTCGGCGACCTCGGCATTCCTGACCCTCTTTGCCGCAGGCGGCCATGCAGAGGACCGCGTCGTCAACGTCTACAACTGGTCGGACTATATCGACAGCTCGATCATCGATGACTTCACCAAGAAAACCGGCATCAAGGTCGTCTACGACACCTTCGATTCCAACGAGATCCTGGAGACGAAGCTGCTGGCCGGCGGCAGCGGCTATGACGTCGTCGTGCCCACCGCCAACTTCCTTGCGCGCCAGATCCAGGCCGGCGTGTTCCAGAAGCTCGATAAGGCGAAGCTGCCCAACATCTCCAACATGTGGGATGTGGTTTCGGAGCGCACCGCCAAGTACGATCCGGGCAACGAATACTCGGTCAACTACATGTGGGGCACCGTCGGCATCGGCTACAATGTCAAGAAGGTGCAGGCAGCGCTCGGCACCGACAAGATCGACAGCTGGGACGTGTTCTTCAATCCTGACAGCCTCGCCAAGCTGAAGGATTGCGGCGTCTATGTGCTGGATTCACCGGCCGACATCATTCCGGCGACGCTGAAATATCTTGGCCTCGACCCGAACAGCACCTCGCAAGACGACATCGCCAAGGCCGAGGAAGCGCTGCTCAAGGTCCGCCCCTATATCCGCAAGTTCCATTCGTCGGAATACATCAATGCTTTGGCCAACGGCGATATCTGCCTGGCAGTCGGCTGGTCGGGCGACGTATTCCAGGCGCGCAACCGCGCCGAGGAGGCCAAGCAGGGCGTGGAGATCGGCTATTCGGTGCCGAAGGAAGGCGCCCAGATGTGGTTCGATCAGATGGCGATCCCTGCCGATGCGCCGCATGTCGCCGAAGCGCTTGAGTTCATCAACTACATGATGACGCCGGAAGTCATCGCCAAGTCGTCGAACTACGTGCTCTACGCCAACGGCAACAAGGCTTCGCAGCAGTTCGTCGACAAGACCCTGCTGGAAGACGTCTCGGTCTATCCGGACGAAGAGACGACCAAGAAGCTCTATACCGTGCAGCCCTACGATCCCAAGACACAGCGCATCATCACGCGCACCTGGACCAAGATCGTAACCGGCCAATAA
- a CDS encoding DMT family transporter, with translation MSDTVSPRLALPAVSPREERIGMLLVFLSALMWSFGGTIARFIHVGDSWTVVFWRSLWAVVFLIAFMLWRDGWRGTSRLFRDMGLPGLGVAFCFATASTSFIVALAYTTVANILLMQAGVPLLAALLAWVLFRERVSPGTWVAIAAVITGVAIMVSESLGGSVSPIGDGLALLIAVMFSFATVITRRFAHVRMVPATCLGALLAGAFAASQATEFAVPARDMGFLFAFGVINLGVGLAFFAMGARLVPAAIAALLGTFEPILGPIWVWLVHSEVPSVRTIIGGAVVVTALLVHIAFEFKRQTRPERPGITGLPAPN, from the coding sequence ATGTCCGATACCGTATCGCCCCGCCTTGCCTTGCCTGCCGTCTCGCCGCGCGAGGAGCGGATCGGCATGCTGCTGGTCTTCCTGTCGGCGCTGATGTGGAGCTTTGGCGGCACCATCGCCCGCTTCATCCATGTCGGCGACAGCTGGACCGTGGTTTTCTGGCGCTCGCTCTGGGCGGTGGTCTTCCTCATCGCCTTCATGCTCTGGCGCGATGGCTGGCGTGGCACCTCGAGGCTGTTCCGCGACATGGGCCTGCCCGGGCTCGGCGTCGCCTTCTGCTTCGCCACCGCTTCGACGAGCTTCATCGTCGCGCTCGCCTACACGACGGTCGCGAACATCTTGTTGATGCAGGCCGGCGTGCCGCTTCTGGCGGCCTTGCTCGCCTGGGTGCTGTTTCGCGAACGTGTGAGCCCGGGGACCTGGGTCGCCATTGCCGCCGTCATCACCGGCGTCGCCATCATGGTCTCCGAATCCCTGGGCGGGTCCGTCTCGCCGATCGGCGATGGGCTGGCTCTGCTGATCGCGGTGATGTTTTCGTTCGCGACGGTGATCACCCGGCGCTTCGCCCATGTGCGCATGGTGCCGGCCACATGCCTCGGCGCGCTGCTTGCCGGTGCCTTTGCTGCCTCCCAGGCCACGGAATTCGCCGTCCCCGCGCGCGACATGGGGTTTCTCTTTGCCTTCGGCGTCATCAATCTCGGCGTCGGCCTTGCCTTCTTCGCCATGGGCGCGCGGCTGGTGCCGGCCGCCATCGCGGCGCTGCTCGGCACCTTCGAGCCGATCCTCGGCCCGATCTGGGTCTGGCTCGTCCATTCCGAGGTGCCGTCGGTGCGCACCATCATCGGCGGCGCGGTCGTCGTCACGGCGCTGCTCGTCCATATCGCATTTGAGTTCAAGCGGCAGACACGCCCCGAGCGGCCCGGCATCACAGGCCTGCCGGCGCCTAATTGA
- a CDS encoding ABC transporter permease subunit, giving the protein MSNIAATAAPSTETATALPTRLAKVFVDRLVIIVPYLWLLFFFLVPFVIVFKISLSQTAISMPPYTPVLDFTDGVSGFLAGLRELNFDNYTWLTQDALYFNAYVTSLIIAAISTVLTLIVGYPIAYGMARAPATVRPTLLMLVILPFWTSFLIRVYAWIGILKPEGLLNQMLLSLHLISQPLVILNTYTAIFIGIVYSYLPFMVLPLYSSLEKMDYSLIEAAQDLGCPPTGAFWKITFPLSLPGVIAGCLLVFIPAVGEFVIPDLLGGSQTLMIGKTLWNEFFANRDWPVSSAVAVILLLVLTVPIMFFQQAQARAQEQGK; this is encoded by the coding sequence ATGAGCAACATCGCCGCCACCGCCGCCCCGTCGACCGAAACCGCCACGGCGCTGCCGACCAGGCTGGCGAAGGTATTCGTCGACCGCCTCGTCATCATCGTCCCCTATCTTTGGCTGCTGTTCTTCTTCCTCGTTCCATTCGTCATCGTCTTCAAGATCTCGCTGTCGCAGACGGCGATCTCGATGCCGCCCTACACGCCCGTGCTCGATTTCACCGACGGCGTTTCCGGATTCCTCGCGGGATTGCGCGAACTCAACTTCGACAACTACACCTGGCTCACCCAGGACGCGCTCTACTTCAACGCCTATGTGACCAGCCTGATCATCGCCGCCATCTCGACGGTGCTGACGCTGATCGTCGGCTATCCGATCGCCTATGGCATGGCGCGCGCGCCGGCGACGGTGCGCCCGACCTTGCTGATGCTGGTGATCCTGCCGTTCTGGACCTCGTTCCTGATCCGCGTCTATGCCTGGATCGGCATCCTGAAGCCGGAAGGGCTGCTCAACCAGATGCTCTTGTCGCTGCATCTCATCAGCCAGCCGCTGGTCATCCTCAACACCTACACCGCTATCTTCATCGGCATCGTCTATTCCTACCTGCCGTTCATGGTGCTGCCGCTCTATTCCTCGCTGGAGAAGATGGATTATTCGCTGATCGAGGCGGCGCAGGACCTCGGCTGCCCACCGACCGGAGCCTTCTGGAAGATCACCTTTCCGCTGTCGCTGCCAGGCGTCATCGCCGGCTGCCTTTTGGTGTTCATCCCCGCCGTCGGCGAGTTCGTCATCCCGGACCTTCTCGGCGGGTCGCAGACGCTGATGATCGGCAAGACGCTGTGGAACGAGTTCTTCGCCAACCGCGACTGGCCGGTCTCGTCGGCGGTGGCGGTCATCCTGCTCCTGGTGCTGACCGTTCCGATCATGTTCTTCCAGCAGGCCCAGGCGCGCGCGCAGGAGCAAGGCAAATGA